CCCGCGCCGAGCGCGTCGACGGCGTCGTCGATCAGGGCCACGTCGGTGGCGCCGAGCAGGCCCAGGGCCCGCTGGTAGTGCACCCGGCCGCCGTCGGATCCGGCGACCAGCTGGTCCAGCACCGAGAGGGTGTCCCTCGGCGAACCGCCGCCCGCCCGGATGACGAGCGGATATACCGCCTCGTCGACGACCACACCTTCCTGCTCGCAGATGCGCCCGATCAGCGCCCGCATCGTTCGCGGCGGCAGCAGCCGGAACGGATAGTGGTGGGTCCGGGACCGGATGGTCGGCAGCACCTTCTCCGGTTCGGTGGTGGCGAAGATGAAGATGAGGTGTTCGGGCGGCTCCTCGACGATCTTGAGCAGCGCGTTGAAGCCGGCAGTGGTCACCATGTGCGCCTCGTCGACGATGAAGACGCGGTAGCGCGACTGCGCGGGCGCGTAGAAGGCGCGGTCGCGCAATTCGCGGGTGTCGTCGACGCCACCGTGGCTGGCCGCGTCGAGTTCGACGACGTCGATGCTGCCGGGTGCGTTGGGTGCCAGCGCCTGGCAGGAGTCGCAGACGCCACACGGAGTGGGCGTCGGGCCCTGCTCACAGTTCAGCGATCGCGCCAGGATGCGCGCCGAGGACGTCTTTCCACAACCGCGCGGCCCGGAGAACAGATAAGCGTGGTTGATCCGGCCCGCCTGCAGGGCGACGGACAGCGGCTCGGTGACGTGCTCCTGCCCCACCACCTCGGCGAAGGTTGCCGGTCGGTACTTGCGGTAGAGGGCCACGGGAGCAGGCTACCCACGCCCGGTGACGATGCGCGCCCCGGAGGTCGCGAGGCGGACGTTATGCGCTGATCACCGAAACCGTGTTGCTGAACATGTTGGCGACATACACCGCGCCGGTGCCAGTGTCGACCGCCACACCCCATGGATTAGAGCCGACGCCGATGGTGGCGGAGACGGTGTGGGTGATCGGATTGATCACCGACACGGTGTTGCTGTCGTAGTTGGTGACGAAGACATAGTCGTTGACGGGGCTGACCGCCACCCCGAACGGTGACTGACCCACTCCGATCGCTGATCCCATGACGGTATTGCTGAAAGAGTTGATCATGGACACGGTGTTGCCGAGAGTGTTCGCAACGAAGACGTGGCCAACTGAGTCGACGGCAACCCCCCTCGGATAGGGGCCGACACTGATCGACCCGATCACGGTATTGCCGTTCGGATCGATCACCGACACTGTGTTGCTTGCGGCGTTGGTGACGTAGACATCGCCTCCGGGGTTGATCGCCACCCCGTCCGGGCCCGAGCCGACGCCTATGGACGTAACGGTATTCAATGGCGGATCGATGACCCGGACGGTGTTGCCGGTGGAGTTGGTCACATAGACGTATCCGCCCGGGTCTGGCTTGACTGCCACCGCGATAGGGTCGGCGCCGACGGGGATCGCTGACCCGATCACGGAATGCGATGACGGATCGATGACCGACACGCTGTTGCCGCCGTTGTTGGCCACATAGACGTAGTGACCTGGGTTTGGACTGACCGCCACCGCTCTTGGTTGATTGCCGACAGCGATTCCTGACCAGGTCACGGCATTGGTGGTCGGATCGATCACCGACACCGTGTCATTCCCGCTGTTGGTGACATAGACGCCGTCGCCGGGATTGACTGCGATTCCCACCGGCACATGAAATCCGGTGATGGTGGCCACCTTGCCCCCGGAGCCACCGTCACCGCCTACCCCGCCGAGCCCGCCGATCTGCCCACCGCTGGCAGTGCCGATGCCACCCGCCTTACCCGCAGCACTGAATCCGGCAGCGGCGGCACCGCCTTGACCACCGCCTCCGCCGACCCCGCCGGTGCCACCTAGACCGGGCGTCCCCGCAGATCCCGGCGCCCCCAGCAACCCCGACCCGAAGAGTCCGGCGGCTCCCCCCGACCCAGCGAGCCCGCCGTCGCCACCCGCACCGCCGATCCCGCCGGTACCACCCGCCACAGCCCAGGTCGCACTCAATCCACCGGTCCCGCCTGCGCCCCCGGCGCCGCCATATCCGCCGGCGCCACCGGTGCCGCCGACCCCGAACAATCCAGAACTTGCGCCCCCGGCTCCACCGTGACCGCCTGCACCCCCGGCAAACCCCACATCACCCGCACCGCCACCCAGAGCACCGGCGAAACCTACCGCCAACGTCAGCCCACCGGCACCGCCGGACCCGCCGGCACCGCCGAGCCCGAACACCAGCGCACGTGCCACGCCGCCGGCACCGCCAGCACCACCCGCACCGCCGACGCCAGTCGGGCTGAGAGCACCGCCGCCTCCAGCCCCGCCTGTCCCGCCGGATCCTGCTAACCACCCGCCGGCCCCACCCGCACCGCCCGCACCCCCGGCACCGCCTCCGACACCAGGACCACCCGCACCGCCGGCACCGCCACTTCCGAACAGCCCCGCGGCCCCACCGCTGCCGCCCGCTTGCCCGGCCGCTCCTGAGCCCCCGGCGCCGCCGTTACCCCACAACAACCCGCCATCCCCGCCGGCCTGCCCGCTCCCCGCCGCCCCGCTCACACCATCCCCGATCAGCGGACGCCCCAACAGCGCCAGCGTGGGGGCATTGATCACACCCACCACCGACTGCTCCACACCCTGCAGTGCCGATAGATTCGCCGCCTCGGCAGCGGCATACGCCACCGAACTCGCCTTCAATGCCTGCACGAAGCGTTCGTGAACCAGCCCCGCCTGCGCGCCGAGTTCCTGGAACTCCTGCCCGAAGCCACCGAAAAGGCGCGCCACCGCCGCCGACACCTCGTCGGCCGCTGCCGGAAGCAATCCCACCGTCGCCGGCGCCGCCGCCACCGAAGCCGATGTAGTCGCCGCACCTATTCCGGCTGCCTGGGCCGAGAGCGCCGCGACCACTTCTGGCTCAACCACGACAAAGGACAGCACGACGCCTCCAAACCATCAGACCGCGCAGCACCCGCCTGCCGCGGCAGCAAGATGTGTCGACAATTTACGCCCCCGCAAGACTGCGCAAGGATCTTTCGCGCAAGCAAGGTGTTGGTGCTGCGCTCAGGGCGGAGGCCACTCGCACTGCTGCGCCATGAGCGCAGAGTCAACTGCTAAAGCAGCGACTCCGTCGCGGCCAGCAACGCACACGTCGACAGCCCGTCGACCGCATCCCGCAGGTCCGGCAGCGACGGGAAGGACGGGGCGATGCGGATGTTCTTGTCGTCCGGGTCCTTGCGGTACGGGAACGACGCGCCCGCCTCGGTGACCGCGATGCCCGCGTCCTTGGCCAGGGCGACGGTCCGGCGGGCCGTGCCGGGCAGGACGTCGAGGCTGACGAAGTAGCCGCCCTTGGGATCGGTCCACGAGGCGATCTTCGAATCGCCCAGCCGTTGCGACAGGATCTCGGCCACCAGGGCGAACTTCGGCGCCAGGATCTCCTGGTGACGCTGCATGTGCAGCCGCACCCCGTCGGCGTCGCCGAAGAAGCGCAGGTGCCGCAGCTGGTTCACCTTGTCCGGGCCGATCGACCGCTTCGCGGCGTACTGCAGATACCACGCGATGTTGCCGAGCGAGCCGCCGAAGAAGGCCACCCCGGCACCGGCGAAGGTGATCTTCGAGGTGGAGGCGAAGATGTAGGGCCGGTTGGGGTTGCCGGCCTTGGTGGCGAGGCCCAGCACGTCCACCTGGCGGACGAAGTCGTGCGTCAGCGTGTGCACCGCGTAGGCGTTGTCCCAGAACAGCCGGAAGTCGGGCGCCGCGGTCCGCATCTGCACCAGCCGTCGCACGGTCTCCCACGAGTAGGTGATGCCGGTGGGGTTGCCGAAAACCGGTACGGTCCACATCCCCTTGATCGCGGGGTCGGCCGCGACCAGTTCTTCGATCAGGTCGACGTCGGGGCCGTCCTCGACCATCGGGACCGGGATCATCTCGATGCCCATCGTCTCGGTGATGGAGAAATGCCGGTCGTAACCGGGAACCGGGCAGAGGAACTTGACCGCCGGCTCGTCCTTCCAGGGCCGCGGCGAATCGACGCCGCCGTGCAGCATGGAGAAGACGACGGCGTCGTGCATGAATTCGAGGCTCGCGTTGTTGCCCGCGATCAGGTTCTGCACGGGCAGGCCGAGCAGTTCGGCGAAGATCTCGCGCAGTCCCGGCAGCCCGTGCAGCCCGCCGTAGTTGCGGGTGTCGGTTCCTTCCGCGTCGCGGAAGTCGTCCCCGGGCATCGACAGCAACCGGTTGGACAGGTCGAGCTGCTCGGGCGACGGCTTTCCGCGGGTGAGGTCCAAGGACAGCTTCTTGGCTTGCAGGTCCGCGTATTCCTGCTGGTGGCGTGCGTGCAGAACCGAGAGCTCCGCAGGGCTGAGGGAGTCGAACGACACCAGGGACCCTTCCCATCGAAAACGCATATCGAGTGTGGGCATAAGGGGACCCCGCGCACCCGACAGAGCCCATTGACCCTTGCTGCCTTCCGGCCCTGGGGGAGTTCACAGGATAGACGCCGCGCGGGGTCCACCGGCGAGTGTAGTACCTGGCTTTCCCGGCGTGGCGACGGCCGCGGGAACACCCGGCCCGCATCAGCAGCTACCATGACCACGGAGGATTCGCCTAGTGGCCTATGGCGCTCGCCTGGAACGCGGGTTGGGTTAACAGCCCTCGCGGGTTCAAATCCCGCATCCTCCGCTGCACGGTCTGCCGTTTGACCAGGACCGATACCGGAACCGGCTGTCGGGCCCGGTCATTCTCGGCGGCTTGGGTTCACCAGCTTGAGGGAGTTATATGGGGCGCAAGGTCGCCATCCTGTGGCACGCATCGTTCACGATCGGCGCCGGCGTCCTCTACTTCTATTTCGTCCTGCCGCGGTGGCCCGAGTTGATGGGCGACATCAGCAGCGGCGCGGGGATGACGCTGCGCATCGTGACCGGCGCCCTGCTGGGCCTGGCCGCCCTGCCGGTGGTGTTCACGCTGCTGCGCACCCGCAAGCCGGAATTGGCCGTACCCCAGCTGGCGCTGACCATCAGAACCTGCTCGATCGTCGCGCATGTGCTGGCCGGGGTGCTGATCATCGGCACCGCGATCAGCGAACACTGGTTCAGCCTGGACACTGCCGGGCAATGGTTGTTCGCGATCTACGGGGCCGCCGCCGCGATCGGCGTGCTCGGATTCTTCGCGTTCTACCTGTCGTTCGTCGCTGAGCTGCCGCCGCCGCCGCCGAAACCGATCAAGCCCAAGAAGGTCAAGGAACGCCGGGCTCGCGGCAAGAAGCGCGGAAAGGCCGGCGCGGTCGCCGCTGAGGACGACGAGGACACAGGCGAGGACGAGGACTCCGAGGACACGGACGAGGCCGCCGAGGACACGGACGAGGCCGCCGAAACCGCAGAGGACACGGAATCAGACGAGGCATCGGAAGACGCCCCCGAAGAGACCGAGGACGCCGAGACGGTCACCGCCGAGACCGAGGACGAGGCCACCGCCGAAACCGTCGAGGCGCCCGCACCGGCCCTGAGCAAGGAAAAGACATCCGACGAGACCGTCGAGACGCCAGTTTCCGAGAAGGCCTCCGAGACTGCGTCCGAGACCGCTGAGTCTTCCGCGCGGCTGCGCAACCGCCGCCCCACCGGCAAGACCTCGCACCGCCGCCGTCGCACCAGGGGCGGCGTCGCGGTCGAGGAGTAGCTCCTCAGCGGCGCCGCGGCCGCTAGACCAGAACGACCGGAATATCGGTGTTCTCGTCGGTGTGGTAAGTCGCGCACACCCGGTGGTAGCCGTCCGCGATCTGCAACGGGACACCGGTCGCATAGTTCCCGCGGATCAGCAGGATGGGCGAGAGCGGTTGCCCCTTCTTGATCTTCGCCAGGTCCGCGGCCACGTGCGGATTGTCCGCGTCGAGCAACCTCAACCGCGCCGCCCGCAGTATGTCCTTGGCCTTCTTGTGCACGACGCCGCCGGCCCGGAGTCGCTCGGTCAGCTCGTTGACGGTGTGCACGTCCGCCAGCAGTGCCAGATAGTCGGCGGCGGCCGGGAAGTCGTGGCTCTCCGGCTTTTCCAGCCACTTCACGCTTGCCATGCCGCAACGATAATTGGGATCGGTAGCGGCAGCGGGGATCTGTACTTCTGGCATGACGACGCCATCGGGGCGGCGCATGACGGAAGGAACTCCAGTGAAGCGTGTTATCGCGGTGGCGATCGGAACCCTTGGCTGCGCGTCGGCGCTGGTCGGGTGTTCCAGCGGCGGCCACAGTGCCAGCCCGGCATCGAACGGCCCGGCGAGCGTTGCCACCAACGGCGGCGCGGGAACCGAGGTCAAGGTCGGCGGCTCGGACCTGCCCGGTCTGAACCCCTCCTCGGTCACCTGCGTCAAGCAGGGCGGCAAGATCAACATCGGCAGTGGTTCCACCGGCGGCCAGCAGGCGCTGGCGGTGGTGATGGCCGACGGCAACCCGCCCACCGTTGAGTCGCTGGCCATGGTCGTCGACGGCAACGCCCTGTCGGTCGCCGACAACATGGGCTCCAAGGTGGGTTCGGCGAAGGTGTCGGTGGACGGCAAGACCTACACCATCAGCGGTCAGGCGCAGGGCGCCGACCTGAAGAACCCGATGGCCGGAATGATCACCAAGGACTTCAACATCAAGGTCTCGTGCGGCTGATCAGGGGCGGTTCGGGCCGGCGGGCATGCACAGCATGCCCGCCGTTCCGGACTGGACGGCCGTTTCGGACTTATGATGCAGCCGTGTCGACCTCCGGCGACCTGCAGCGTGCCCTGGAACAGGCGCAGCACTTGGCGTTCGCGGCCGACGAGACCGCGGCGCGGGACCTGCTGCTGTCGCTGATGCCCCGGATCGAGCAGGTGGACCGCGATGACCTGTTGCTCGAAGTCTTCGCTCAGCTCGGTGCGATCTATCTCGTCCGGGGAGCGAATGATGGCGTGCGCGAATGCATTCGGCGCATCAATGACCCGCTGGCGATCTACCGGGGAATTCTCGCCGGCACGCGGCCGGATGCGGCCGGGCAGGTGCACATGTCGCACACCGAGATCGGCCAGATGGTCTGCCGGTACTCGCGGCGGGCGCAGTTCCTCGAGGTCGGTCTGGCCGCGGCCGAGGGCCGGCATGAGCAGGCCCGGGCCGCCCTGAACGTGCTGGCCGAACCCGGTCCCGATCTGCCCGACCTGGCCGGAGAACACGAGAACCTGCTCACGCATGCCAGGGTGCTGTGCGCGACGGCGTTGTGTGACGACGACCTGCACCTGCAGTCCGTTCCACTGTGGGAACAGGTGCTGGGCGCATTGGACCGCAGCGGCACCGACAGCGAATATGCCGAGCAAATCTGGATTTTGGCGGCCACCGAGTACGGACGATTCTGCATCGAGACTGGACGCCTGTCCGAGGCCGAGCCCTGGCTGCGTCGGGCGGGAGCGCGGGCTGAGGCCAGAGGATGGGAACTGGCCACCGCCCGAACGAAGTTGGAGCGAGCCGCGGCCTGCTGGTCGGTCGGTGACCACGTCATGACCGACCAACTGGCCTCGGAGGCCTACGAGGTGATCAGCCGCTACGCGCGGGCCCACGACGTTTCGCGTTGCTGGCTGTATATGGGCCTCACCCGACTCGGCAGCGGCGCACTGGAAGAAGCCGACCGGTGCTGGGAACAGGCCGAGCAGCACTGGCGCGAGCTGGGCAAGCCCCTGTACCTGCATCGAATTCTTCTGCAGCGCAGCTGGATTGCCATCTTCTGGGGTCGTTTCGCCGAGGCCGTCGAGCTGATCGCCCAGGCGCGCGAGTTGCTCGACTCCTCCCCGCGCAGCAGCTGGCTGCAGTACGCCCTGCTCGACAACCACCTCGGAACGGTATGGCGAGCTGATGCGCTGTCGGACATGGGATTTGACGGTTCGGGCGATCCTGATGAGTCGTTGCAGGAGACCGAGGCACGCCAGGCCGAGTCGCTCGGAATACTGCACGGCGAGGTGGGCACACCCGAGTACTGGCGCGCCATGACCAAGCTGGAACAGGCCGCCGAACTCAAGGTGCCCGCGGCGCTGGCCGTCGACTCGGTGCGTTACTCGATCGCCGACGCCGATGCGCGGTCGCGCTGGGCGGCACGTGTTTCGGCCCCCGTCCTGGCCAGCGCCTTCGCGGTCGCCTGGGAGTGGGAGAACACCCAGCTGGTCAGCGAGTTGGTCGAATATCACAGTGCGCGTGGCACTTTCAACACCGAACACCAGGAGCGCCGGGTCGGCGAGTGGGAATCGACCGCAGCCGCGTCCGCGTTCATCGAAGCCGGCGACGAACTCGCACCGGCCCTCGCGGCCGGCGGTACGTCGAAGTCGGGTCCGTCTGAGGCGGAGCGAAATTCACTGACCCGGCTGGGACCGTTGCCCCCGCTGCAGATGCAACCCGGGACGAAGGCCATCATGAGCCACTATCGCGAGTTGGCCCTGCAGCGGTATGGCCGTGCGGTCACCGCGCCCGAGCCGGCGTGGACGACCTGGCCGTGAGCGATCCGGACCGCCAGACCCTGGTGCTGCGCTACGCCGACGTCGGGATCGTCACCTACGCGAGCCTGTGGGTGGTCGGCGATCCGTCCCGAACCGTCAACTGGGTGGTGGAGGATCCGATTCTGCTGGCGGCCTTGGAGGAACTGGCCGGCGCGCTGCCCGAACCCCACGGCGACGAGAGCCGCCGGGACGCCATCGAGAGGGCCCTGTCCCGGGGAGCGTTCGCCACACCGGAGACGGAGTTGACGGCCGCCTACATCCTCGGCGTGCTCCTCATCGGTGCCGCCGGCTGGCAACTCCTGGCGGAGTGCGCCGCGTCGTCGCGACCGACGCTGTTCGTCTCCCCCAGCGCCCGGCTGGCCCGAGTGCCGTGGGGCCTGCTCGCGCTACCGAAATCTGGCCCCAGCAAAGAGGAGCTGGTGCGGGCCCGCCAGGACGCGATCACCGCCAGCGGCCGGGTCGCCGCCCAAATCCCCTGGCAACTGGCCGATCTCCGGGAACACACCGACGGCCACCGGTTGATGGAGCTGGCCGACGTGCTGTTCGCGGTGCCGCAGAACATCGTTCATGCGCCACGCACGGCCACGCGGTGGGAGGCCAGGCGGGACGGCCCTCCGGTACTGGTCCTGGATCCCCGAGTGCCGGGGCAGCGGCCCGACTCGGCGCTGGGCTCAGTGCTCGGCAGGCCCTCGGAGCACACCCGGTTGGCGCGGTACTTCGCCGAGTTGATGCAGCGGCGCGCGGTGCTACCCGGCGTCGGCAGTTCGGTCGAGCTCTTCCGACGCCAGGACGCTGACCGCAGGTGGCTGGCGGACTTGCTGGTCCACGATCCCAGCCGCCTGGTCTACGTCGGGCATGCCAGCTCCGCGGACGGCGAGTCGGGCCGGGCCGACCGGGCCGCGCTGCACCTGGCGTGTACCGCGGCCGCACCCGGCGACGCGGCGGCCATCGGTAATCACCGCCCCCTGACCGCCTCGGATCTGATGTCGCTACGGCTGCCGATGCCGCCACGGGTGGCGCTACTGGCGTGCGCATCCGGTGGCGACTACCAGTTCGACGAGGCGACCGGGCTGGTCGCGGCGATGATCCTGGGCGGGGCTCAGCTGGTGACCGCCACCCTCTGGTCGCTGCCCACTACCGCGGCATACCGGCAATTCGGCACGCCCGCAGGCGATCCCGATCCGATGGCCGACGTCGTCACCGCCGTCGATGCCGCCCACCAGGATACCGAAGCCGGCTGCGCCGTAAATCGTTGGCAGCGTGCGCAAATGCGCCGCTGGCGGGACGGGGATATCACCGCCAGCCCGTTGTACTGGGGCGCGCTGGTCACTTTCGCCGTCGACGGTGCCCGATGACGCCGACGGCGCACGATGAGGTCAGACCAGCGCAAGACCCGAGGCTCGCACGGCCAGCACATCATCGGGCAGCGAAAGCTCCTCGCGGGCAGCGGGATCGAACGCGACCAGCATGACGAGTCCGGGCCGCAAGGTGGACAGGTCCGCTTCGGATTCGTGGTCCACCAACCGGCCGACGAAGCTGTCGCCGTGCACACTCGAGACCTCGATCCAGATCTGGCGCTCTCCGCCAACGGTTTCCGGCTGGTCAACGACGACCGTGCGCACGGTACCCACCCCGACGGCGAGCCCGTCTGAGCCGCGCCGCAGACCGCGGGCGATCCGGCCGGCGCATACCGCGGCGATCGCGGCGACGACAACACCCGCAACTGCTAACCACATCTGGTTGTTGTTCATGAGAACAGCTTCGAGCCGTCCGAGGGCTACCGAACCCAACTTTTCGAGTACCGCAAATTCTGCCGGTGCCCCTATTGTGTGGTCATGAGCGCCGATCCGCAGGCCCAGCCTGCTGCCGATGATCGCGCGGCAGGTCAACCCCGCCGCGCGGTGATCGATCAGGCCTGGCGCGCAATCGGTCCCGGTGTCGAGGTGCTCAGCAGCGATGACGGCGGTCCCCTGACCCGAACCGTCAAACGCATCATCGATCCCCTGGTCCTGCGCCTGCGGGCCAACCCGCAGTACTCCGCACCCGTGGTCGCTAGCGACACCGCCGCCGAGATGCACGACCTGATCGTCGGCAACAGTGCTCAATTGCGCTTCACCGCAGCCTGGTTCGAGGTACTCAAACTGGAGCGCCGCAGGTTGCGGATTCGCAGCGGCAACGCCCAGGAGCTGTACTTCCCGGTGTGCTTCGAGCTGGCGGTGACCAAAGGCGCACCCACGCCGCAAGATCCCGAGGCGGCCGCCGCGGTCCTGCACGAGGTACACCAGGGCCGGGACCGCACCGCCATCGAGGTGCTCAACGACTACGTCGCCGATCCGGCCGTCGTCGCCGCCCTGGCCGCGCAACTCGAGGCCAGTTGGCGCGACGTCCGCGCCGACACGGTGGTGCTGGGACCGTTGCTGGCGGCGCTGACCACGGTGCTCGGACCCGCCCGCAGCCACACCGCGGCCACGGCGCGCCAGCGGGTGTGGTCATCGGTGATCGCTGACGCCACGCCCTACAACCTGGGGGCCCTGATCCGGGTCGACGGGGCTGAACTGCCGTGGTCGATCGTCGAGCTCGGTTTGACTTCCGTTGCGCCGCAACGACAGCCACCGGTGGCCGGCGGGTCCGACAGTGACCGTCCGCTGGATCGCACCGTGGTGGACCGGGTGCGTTCGACGCTGCGGCGCGCCCTGGACCGTGACGCGTTGCCGGACGTGCCGTTGTTGTGCGAGGAGGAGGTCGACCGGGCCTGCGCGCCGTGGGGGCTGCTGGCCGAGGACAAGCAGGCCACGCTGGTCACCGGCATCGAGGTCGCGGGCGAGCTCGCGCCGCTGGACCGGTCGGTCGCCAGTCGTTACGCGCTGGCCGCGCAGATCCAGGCCCGGCTACGCAAGGAGGCCTACGTGTTGCACGCGCGGCGCTATCTGGCCGAAGGCGGGCCCATCCATCCGCGGCAGCAGCAGGTGGTGGACGACCTGGCCCGATACCGGCAGCCGTATCTGAGCCGGCTGTGGGCGCGACTGCACGGACGCGATGTGTGGCAGGAGCCCTGCGAGGACGTCGACGACGTGCGGTCCCTGCTGGAGGGCGTGGCCCGCTCCGTCAGCCTCGACCACCGGCAACGCATCAAGTCCATGCTGGAATTGCAGGTGGCCGGATGAGAGCCATCGGAGCCGTCGAGCAGCCGCTACCCCTGGTTGCGGTGCTGGAAGTCAGCGGCGCGGTGCTGACCTGGATCGT
This genomic stretch from Mycobacterium paragordonae harbors:
- a CDS encoding PE domain-containing protein produces the protein MSFVVVEPEVVAALSAQAAGIGAATTSASVAAAPATVGLLPAAADEVSAAVARLFGGFGQEFQELGAQAGLVHERFVQALKASSVAYAAAEAANLSALQGVEQSVVGVINAPTLALLGRPLIGDGVSGAAGSGQAGGDGGLLWGNGGAGGSGAAGQAGGSGGAAGLFGSGGAGGAGGPGVGGGAGGAGGAGGAGGWLAGSGGTGGAGGGGALSPTGVGGAGGAGGAGGVARALVFGLGGAGGSGGAGGLTLAVGFAGALGGGAGDVGFAGGAGGHGGAGGASSGLFGVGGTGGAGGYGGAGGAGGTGGLSATWAVAGGTGGIGGAGGDGGLAGSGGAAGLFGSGLLGAPGSAGTPGLGGTGGVGGGGGQGGAAAAGFSAAGKAGGIGTASGGQIGGLGGVGGDGGSGGKVATITGFHVPVGIAVNPGDGVYVTNSGNDTVSVIDPTTNAVTWSGIAVGNQPRAVAVSPNPGHYVYVANNGGNSVSVIDPSSHSVIGSAIPVGADPIAVAVKPDPGGYVYVTNSTGNTVRVIDPPLNTVTSIGVGSGPDGVAINPGGDVYVTNAASNTVSVIDPNGNTVIGSISVGPYPRGVAVDSVGHVFVANTLGNTVSMINSFSNTVMGSAIGVGQSPFGVAVSPVNDYVFVTNYDSNTVSVINPITHTVSATIGVGSNPWGVAVDTGTGAVYVANMFSNTVSVISA
- a CDS encoding aminotransferase class I/II-fold pyridoxal phosphate-dependent enzyme; its protein translation is MSFDSLSPAELSVLHARHQQEYADLQAKKLSLDLTRGKPSPEQLDLSNRLLSMPGDDFRDAEGTDTRNYGGLHGLPGLREIFAELLGLPVQNLIAGNNASLEFMHDAVVFSMLHGGVDSPRPWKDEPAVKFLCPVPGYDRHFSITETMGIEMIPVPMVEDGPDVDLIEELVAADPAIKGMWTVPVFGNPTGITYSWETVRRLVQMRTAAPDFRLFWDNAYAVHTLTHDFVRQVDVLGLATKAGNPNRPYIFASTSKITFAGAGVAFFGGSLGNIAWYLQYAAKRSIGPDKVNQLRHLRFFGDADGVRLHMQRHQEILAPKFALVAEILSQRLGDSKIASWTDPKGGYFVSLDVLPGTARRTVALAKDAGIAVTEAGASFPYRKDPDDKNIRIAPSFPSLPDLRDAVDGLSTCALLAATESLL
- a CDS encoding lipoprotein LpqH gives rise to the protein MTEGTPVKRVIAVAIGTLGCASALVGCSSGGHSASPASNGPASVATNGGAGTEVKVGGSDLPGLNPSSVTCVKQGGKINIGSGSTGGQQALAVVMADGNPPTVESLAMVVDGNALSVADNMGSKVGSAKVSVDGKTYTISGQAQGADLKNPMAGMITKDFNIKVSCG
- a CDS encoding CHAT domain-containing protein, whose protein sequence is MSDPDRQTLVLRYADVGIVTYASLWVVGDPSRTVNWVVEDPILLAALEELAGALPEPHGDESRRDAIERALSRGAFATPETELTAAYILGVLLIGAAGWQLLAECAASSRPTLFVSPSARLARVPWGLLALPKSGPSKEELVRARQDAITASGRVAAQIPWQLADLREHTDGHRLMELADVLFAVPQNIVHAPRTATRWEARRDGPPVLVLDPRVPGQRPDSALGSVLGRPSEHTRLARYFAELMQRRAVLPGVGSSVELFRRQDADRRWLADLLVHDPSRLVYVGHASSADGESGRADRAALHLACTAAAPGDAAAIGNHRPLTASDLMSLRLPMPPRVALLACASGGDYQFDEATGLVAAMILGGAQLVTATLWSLPTTAAYRQFGTPAGDPDPMADVVTAVDAAHQDTEAGCAVNRWQRAQMRRWRDGDITASPLYWGALVTFAVDGAR